A window from Kovacikia minuta CCNUW1 encodes these proteins:
- a CDS encoding amylo-alpha-1,6-glucosidase has protein sequence MSFDQTVLAKQQRLEREFLHLPHLTGEWSGTWERLLKMSDQFIAYQTSSTAPSIIAGYHWFGDRSRDTLLCLPGFTLATKRYALARKFLDRLGRLCCQGLIPNEISTGGDSPVFRSIDCSLWWIETLGLYLQATQDWEFLVEQYPVVKQIYKAFIAGTLHNIRVDAADGLVTWDDASVPLTWMDTIVNGQPVTSRHGKPVEINALWYSALCWASDWANRLSKSSTTPNVDRLKNQARRYAEQAEEVKSSLQKYWNSQLGYLYDRIEPDDRLDATIRPNAVLALSLHHCGFSREQGQKVLQVARDRLLTPYGLRTLDPGDPAYVGYYKGTPQQRDLAYHQGTVWSWLLGPFIRAWHRCYGNTEPLPLDLNPLLTHFSQQTCFDSISEVFDGDAPHLPGGAIAHAITVAELLRHWQELEWK, from the coding sequence ATGAGTTTTGACCAGACCGTACTGGCAAAGCAACAACGCTTAGAACGGGAATTCCTGCATCTGCCCCATTTGACGGGGGAATGGTCGGGCACATGGGAACGGCTGCTGAAGATGAGTGACCAGTTCATCGCCTACCAGACCTCCTCAACTGCACCCAGCATCATTGCCGGATATCACTGGTTTGGCGATCGCAGCCGCGATACCCTGCTCTGCCTACCAGGATTTACCCTTGCCACCAAACGCTATGCCCTTGCCCGCAAGTTTCTCGATCGGCTCGGTCGCCTTTGCTGCCAGGGGCTAATTCCCAACGAAATCTCAACTGGTGGAGACAGTCCCGTTTTTCGCAGTATTGACTGTTCCCTCTGGTGGATTGAGACCCTGGGGCTGTATCTTCAGGCAACCCAGGATTGGGAGTTTCTGGTTGAACAGTATCCGGTGGTCAAGCAAATCTACAAAGCCTTTATTGCAGGCACTCTGCATAACATTCGGGTGGATGCTGCCGACGGGCTAGTGACCTGGGATGATGCCAGCGTACCGTTAACCTGGATGGATACGATAGTAAACGGGCAACCCGTCACTTCCCGTCATGGTAAACCCGTTGAAATTAATGCCCTCTGGTATTCTGCCCTTTGTTGGGCAAGCGACTGGGCAAATCGTCTGAGCAAAAGCTCAACAACCCCCAATGTCGATCGCCTGAAGAACCAGGCACGCCGCTATGCAGAACAGGCAGAGGAAGTTAAATCGTCCCTGCAAAAGTATTGGAATTCCCAGTTGGGCTATTTGTATGACCGGATTGAACCTGACGATCGCCTGGATGCAACGATCCGCCCCAATGCTGTGTTGGCGCTTTCGCTGCATCACTGTGGGTTTAGCCGCGAACAGGGGCAGAAAGTGTTGCAGGTTGCCCGCGATCGCCTGCTGACTCCCTACGGACTCCGCACCCTCGATCCTGGTGATCCTGCCTATGTTGGGTATTACAAAGGCACCCCCCAACAGCGCGACCTTGCTTACCACCAGGGCACCGTTTGGAGTTGGCTATTGGGACCGTTCATCCGTGCCTGGCATCGTTGCTACGGCAACACGGAACCCCTTCCCCTTGATTTAAATCCTCTCCTGACACACTTCAGCCAGCAAACCTGCTTTGATAGCATTTCAGAAGTTTTTGATGGCGATGCCCCCCATCTACCCGGTGGCGCGATCGCCCATGCCATTACCGTCGCCGAACTGCTGCGCCACTGGCAGGAGCTGGAGTGGAAGTGA